The Cohaesibacter intestini sequence AGAGAGTGACGAGTTTGTTCTCTCAGACATGAAAGAAGCGATGGCGATGTTCAAGAACGTTTGACAGACCGGTTCGAAAGCATCTTAGATATAGCTGTAAACGGGATAGACCACGGCCATTCGAACATAGAAGTCAACTCCATTGAGCAAAGCCAAGAAACTGATCAACGCCCCCGAAACCGTCATCATGGACATGATCTCGGGGATGCTCGGTGCCCACCGCGATATTATGGAACCGGTGGGCAAGTCAGGACGTGTCATTCGCGCCAAGGACGGCCCCCGCAAAGGCAAAGTGGGGATCGTCATCGGAGGCGGATCGGGACATGAACCAGCATTTGCCGGTTATGTCGGGCGTGGGCTGGCGGATGCAACCGCCATTGGAAATGTTTTTTCCTGCCCACCACCGGACCCGATCGTGGAGGCCGCCAGAGCGGTTGATGGCGGGGAGGGGATTCTGTTTCTCTATGGCAATTATGCTAGCGACTCGATGAATTTCGACATGGCTGCGGAAAAACTGTCCGAAGACGGGATCAGGGTTTGTTCGGTTCCCGTAACGGATGATGTTTCATCTGCTCCCCCCGAACGGCGCAATGAACGCCGTGGTGTTGCTGGTGACTTTTTCGTGTTCAAGATCGCTGGTGCCGCCGCTGATCGGATGATGTCACTCGATGATGTGAAGAATATTGCCCTCAAGGCAAACGTTTCAACGGCGACAATGGGCGTCGCACTCAAGTCCTGTTCCCTGCCGCAAACCAGAAAACCTAATTTTGAAATCGGCGAAAACGAGATGGAAATCGGGATGGGGCTGCACGGAGAACCTGGCATCCGGCGAACATCACTGGACACCGCCAATAATGTCGCGGACCTATTGATGGAGTTCATTCAAAAGGAGCTGCAACTGACTGCAGGCGCAAAGGTTGGGGTGCTGGTCAATGGGTTGGGCTCCACCACCACGATGGAGCTCTATATTCTCTTCAACCGCCTGAAACAGTCCCTTGATGAGATGGAAGTCTCGATCCACCGCTCGTTTGTCGGGGAATATGCAACCTCTCTCGATATGGGTGGTGCCTCCATATCGGTTATCAAGCTTGATGACCAGATGGCAGACCTGCTTGATCACTCCTGCTATTCAGTTGCTCTTGCCATTGGCACCCCGCCCGAGCCCATCAAGGAGAAAGACAGGTTGCCGCTGGTGCCGGATGCAAAAGTCCTTTCCGAAACCAGAGCCTCCCGGCCCTCCTCCGATCAGGGGGAGCTGCGACCGAGTGGTGAGATCACCAGCCAAATCTTCATCAACATGTTTCGGGCGGCGGCAATCGCCATTGAAGACAAAGCGGACTGGTTGTCTGAGCTGGATGGTGTCATTGGAGATGGTGGTCACGGCATCACCATGCGTGAGGGTTGGCGAGCGGTGCGCAAAACTCTGGAGACCAATCCAGAGAATGAAGACATCGAAGCCATTTGCAACCACATTGCTGAGATATTTCTAAACACGGTGGGTTCCACTCCCGGCCCTCTTTACGCCACAGCATTGAGGACAGCCTCAAAGGTGGCAGCGGGGCGGGACGGGCTGGATACGGAAGCCACGGTTAGATTCATTGAAGCAGCTGCGGACGGAATCCGCTTTCGCGGTAAGGCCAATCCGGGTGACAAAACGATGCTCGACGCTTGGTGGCCAGCTGCCGAAGCGGCAAGAACAGCCTTCTCAAAGGGTGCCGAC is a genomic window containing:
- the dhaL gene encoding dihydroxyacetone kinase subunit DhaL, whose amino-acid sequence is MSKAKKLINAPETVIMDMISGMLGAHRDIMEPVGKSGRVIRAKDGPRKGKVGIVIGGGSGHEPAFAGYVGRGLADATAIGNVFSCPPPDPIVEAARAVDGGEGILFLYGNYASDSMNFDMAAEKLSEDGIRVCSVPVTDDVSSAPPERRNERRGVAGDFFVFKIAGAAADRMMSLDDVKNIALKANVSTATMGVALKSCSLPQTRKPNFEIGENEMEIGMGLHGEPGIRRTSLDTANNVADLLMEFIQKELQLTAGAKVGVLVNGLGSTTTMELYILFNRLKQSLDEMEVSIHRSFVGEYATSLDMGGASISVIKLDDQMADLLDHSCYSVALAIGTPPEPIKEKDRLPLVPDAKVLSETRASRPSSDQGELRPSGEITSQIFINMFRAAAIAIEDKADWLSELDGVIGDGGHGITMREGWRAVRKTLETNPENEDIEAICNHIAEIFLNTVGSTPGPLYATALRTASKVAAGRDGLDTEATVRFIEAAADGIRFRGKANPGDKTMLDAWWPAAEAARTAFSKGADTTDCLRAAAKAAERGMKQTAEIAARHGRSSKMGERSLGHIDPGAASSFVLIDAIHRSFEAQTLDPVESAARPIFKT